A single region of the Rhizobium sp. NLR16a genome encodes:
- a CDS encoding DUF2207 domain-containing protein: MGRRFFGFCLALILMLAAPAVFAAEVIDSFASDITLEKSGAMTVRETITVNAEGNRINHGIFRDFPLFFTDAGGRRRSVDFDMVSVSRDGADEPWHTESISGGIRIYAGSAEVTVTPGRHRYVFTYRTNRQIRYFDDHDELYWNVTGNGWIFPIRSATATVTLPPGVAATGTIFFTGPQGATGKNARVSESSAGLVFSTTAPLGPNEGLTFAIRMPKGSIDPPSADMESTWWLKDNRNYFIGFGGLILVFAYYLRSWLKVGRDPARGVVVPRWDAPDGISPALVNYIDNRGFSGGGWTALAATALNLAVRGYVKLEDLKNSIVIRGTGKALGKEKFQAGEAELLKVAGGEGRTLTIDKANGERVKSVGQSFRSAIEKEHRGKYYNSNIGYTAGGIALSAAALVALFVFGSLEPDTIALMLIPIAISVFISVFVAGLVKSLHHGRSLFAKVMAVIAAAVGVFVGVSILAIIVLTLASSLVELHETPMLFAVGGIVLLNVLYVFIMGAPTPLGARMMDGVDGLRQYLTLAEKDRMNMAGAPQMSPQHFETLLPYAVALGVEKPWSRTFETWLAAAAAGAAAAYSPSWYSGDFNSGSFSDRIGGFSSSMASTIASTIPSPPPSSSSSGFSGGGSSGGGGGGGGGGGW, encoded by the coding sequence ATGGGGCGTCGGTTTTTCGGATTCTGCTTGGCGCTCATCTTGATGCTCGCCGCGCCGGCGGTCTTTGCCGCCGAGGTGATCGACAGCTTCGCCTCCGACATCACGCTGGAAAAGAGCGGCGCGATGACGGTGAGGGAAACGATCACCGTCAATGCCGAGGGCAACCGGATCAATCATGGCATCTTCCGGGACTTTCCGCTTTTTTTCACCGACGCCGGAGGTCGTCGCCGCAGCGTCGATTTCGACATGGTGTCGGTCAGCCGCGACGGCGCGGACGAGCCCTGGCATACCGAATCGATATCGGGCGGCATCCGCATCTATGCCGGCTCCGCCGAGGTGACGGTGACGCCGGGTCGTCATCGCTACGTCTTCACCTACCGGACCAACCGCCAGATCCGCTACTTCGACGATCACGACGAACTCTACTGGAACGTCACCGGCAATGGCTGGATCTTTCCGATCCGCTCCGCGACGGCGACGGTGACGCTGCCGCCGGGTGTCGCTGCGACGGGGACGATCTTCTTCACCGGCCCGCAAGGCGCGACTGGAAAGAACGCCCGTGTCAGCGAAAGCAGCGCCGGCCTTGTCTTTTCCACCACCGCGCCTCTTGGCCCCAATGAAGGCCTGACCTTTGCGATCCGGATGCCGAAGGGCTCGATCGATCCGCCGAGCGCGGATATGGAAAGCACCTGGTGGCTGAAGGACAACCGCAATTATTTCATCGGCTTCGGCGGCCTGATCCTGGTTTTCGCCTACTACCTCAGATCCTGGCTGAAGGTTGGTCGCGATCCCGCCCGGGGCGTCGTCGTGCCGCGCTGGGATGCGCCTGACGGCATCTCGCCGGCGCTGGTCAACTACATCGACAATAGGGGCTTTTCCGGCGGCGGCTGGACGGCGCTTGCCGCCACGGCGCTCAATCTTGCGGTCCGCGGTTACGTCAAGCTCGAAGACCTGAAGAATTCGATCGTCATTCGCGGTACCGGCAAGGCGCTCGGCAAGGAGAAGTTCCAGGCCGGCGAGGCCGAACTGCTGAAAGTGGCCGGCGGCGAAGGCAGGACGCTGACGATCGACAAGGCCAATGGCGAGCGGGTAAAATCGGTAGGGCAGTCCTTCCGTTCGGCCATCGAGAAGGAACATCGCGGCAAATATTACAATTCCAACATCGGCTATACCGCAGGCGGCATCGCGCTCAGCGCCGCCGCCCTGGTGGCGCTGTTCGTCTTCGGCTCGCTGGAGCCTGACACGATCGCACTGATGCTGATCCCGATTGCCATCTCGGTCTTCATTTCCGTCTTCGTCGCCGGTTTGGTCAAGTCGCTGCACCACGGCAGATCGCTGTTCGCCAAGGTCATGGCCGTCATCGCCGCAGCGGTCGGCGTTTTTGTCGGCGTCAGCATCCTGGCGATCATTGTCCTGACGCTTGCCTCGTCGCTGGTGGAGCTGCACGAAACGCCGATGCTCTTTGCCGTCGGCGGCATCGTGCTGCTCAACGTCCTCTATGTCTTCATCATGGGCGCGCCGACCCCGCTCGGCGCCAGGATGATGGACGGCGTTGACGGCCTGCGGCAATACCTGACGCTGGCCGAGAAGGACCGCATGAATATGGCCGGCGCTCCCCAAATGTCGCCGCAGCATTTCGAGACCCTGCTCCCCTATGCCGTGGCTTTGGGCGTCGAAAAGCCCTGGTCGCGCACCTTCGAGACCTGGCTCGCGGCAGCCGCCGCCGGCGCGGCCGCGGCCTATTCGCCCTCCTGGTATTCCGGTGATTTCAACAGCGGCAGCTTCTCCGACCGTATCGGCGGTTTCTCCTCGTCAATGGCGTCCACCATCGCGTCGACGATCCCCTCGCCGCCGCCGTCGAGTTCATCCTCCGGTTTTTCCGGCGGCGGCTCCTCTGGCGGAGGTGGCGGAGGCGGCGGAGGCGGGGGCTGGTAA
- the aroA gene encoding 3-phosphoshikimate 1-carboxyvinyltransferase — translation MTRTAKLTIIPPGRPLSGRAMPPGSKSITNRALLLAGLAEGTSRLTGALKSDDTRYMADALRAMGVAVDEPDDTTFVVTGSGRLMPPKAPLFLGNAGTATRFLTAAAALVDGTVIVDGDEHMRKRPIGPLVEAMRTLGIDITAETGCPPVTVRGTGRFEADRILIDGGLSSQYVSALLMMAAGGDRSVDIELVGEDIGALGYIDLTTAAMRAFGAKVEKTSPVTWRVEPTGYRAADFVIEPDASAATYLWAAEVLSEGKIDLGVPNDAFTQPDAKAYETIAKFPHLPAEIDGSQMQDAVPTIAVLAAFNETPVRFVGIANLRVKECDRIRALSTGLNKIREGLAVEEGDDLIVHSDPALAGQRLPAEIDTFADHRIAMSFALAGLKIDGITILDPDCVGKTFPAYWRTLAALGVTYQDKD, via the coding sequence ATGACACGCACAGCCAAACTCACGATCATCCCGCCGGGCCGGCCGCTTTCCGGTCGCGCCATGCCGCCGGGCTCGAAGTCGATCACCAATCGGGCCCTGCTTCTCGCCGGCCTTGCCGAGGGCACGAGCCGGCTGACCGGCGCGCTGAAGAGCGACGATACCCGTTATATGGCCGATGCGCTGCGCGCCATGGGTGTTGCGGTCGACGAGCCCGACGACACAACTTTCGTCGTCACCGGCAGCGGCCGGCTCATGCCGCCGAAGGCGCCGCTCTTCCTCGGCAACGCCGGGACGGCCACACGTTTCCTGACGGCGGCTGCGGCTCTGGTCGACGGTACCGTCATCGTCGACGGCGACGAGCACATGCGCAAGCGCCCGATCGGCCCGCTGGTCGAAGCGATGCGCACGCTCGGCATCGACATCACCGCCGAGACCGGCTGCCCGCCGGTCACCGTCAGGGGCACCGGCCGCTTCGAGGCCGACCGGATCCTGATTGATGGCGGGCTGTCCAGCCAGTATGTTTCGGCGCTGCTGATGATGGCGGCCGGCGGCGACCGTTCGGTCGACATCGAACTGGTCGGCGAGGATATCGGCGCGCTTGGCTATATCGATCTCACCACGGCGGCGATGAGGGCCTTCGGCGCCAAGGTCGAAAAGACCAGCCCCGTCACCTGGCGCGTCGAACCGACTGGCTACCGCGCCGCCGATTTCGTCATCGAGCCGGATGCATCGGCCGCGACCTACCTCTGGGCGGCCGAAGTGCTGAGCGAGGGCAAGATCGATCTCGGCGTACCGAACGATGCCTTCACCCAGCCGGATGCCAAGGCTTACGAGACGATCGCCAAGTTCCCGCATCTGCCGGCCGAAATCGATGGCTCGCAGATGCAGGATGCCGTTCCGACGATCGCCGTGCTTGCCGCCTTCAACGAGACGCCGGTCCGCTTCGTCGGCATTGCCAATCTGCGCGTCAAGGAATGCGACCGCATCCGCGCCCTGTCCACCGGGCTCAACAAGATCCGCGAAGGTCTGGCCGTCGAGGAAGGCGACGATCTGATCGTCCATTCCGATCCTGCTCTCGCCGGCCAGCGTCTTCCGGCCGAGATCGACACCTTCGCCGATCACCGCATCGCCATGAGCTTTGCGCTCGCCGGACTGAAGATCGATGGCATCACCATTCTCGACCCCGATTGCGTCGGCAAGACGTTCCCCGCCTATTGGCGGACGCTCGCCGCCCTCGGCGTGACCTATCAGGACAAGGATTGA
- a CDS encoding LemA family protein yields the protein MYVILALIVVIALYIVFIYNGLVRSRQMAEEAWSGIDVQLKRRADLIPNLIETVKGYAAHEKSTLEEVVALRNKAQAVPSGDVAGRAQAEGLLGQALGRVIALAEAYPDLKANQNFAELQASLETLEGELQMARRYYNGAARDLNVKVESFPSNLVAGQFGFAKREYFEITNEADRAVPSVKF from the coding sequence ATGTATGTGATACTTGCTCTTATCGTTGTCATCGCGCTTTACATCGTCTTCATTTATAACGGCCTGGTTCGTTCCCGGCAGATGGCTGAGGAAGCCTGGTCGGGCATCGATGTGCAGTTGAAGCGGCGCGCCGATCTGATCCCGAACCTGATCGAGACGGTCAAAGGCTATGCCGCCCATGAGAAGTCGACGCTCGAGGAGGTGGTTGCGCTCCGCAACAAGGCGCAGGCCGTGCCATCGGGTGACGTTGCCGGCAGGGCGCAGGCGGAAGGCCTGCTCGGCCAGGCGCTCGGCCGGGTGATCGCGCTCGCCGAGGCCTATCCCGATCTCAAGGCCAACCAGAATTTTGCCGAACTGCAGGCGTCGCTCGAAACTCTGGAGGGCGAGCTGCAGATGGCGCGGCGTTATTACAACGGCGCGGCCCGCGACCTCAACGTCAAGGTCGAAAGCTTTCCCTCCAATCTCGTCGCCGGCCAGTTCGGTTTTGCCAAGCGGGAGTATTTCGAGATCACCAACGAGGCCGATCGCGCCGTCCCCAGCGTCAAATTCTGA
- a CDS encoding DUF2207 domain-containing protein yields MLRLLSWPILCSILVVLTSCSDFDKEFTVQSANSTVEVYTDGTAFVSEHFDIAVKMAMNYGGVYVDIPQRFVDAAGGVHWRDFQLAAARRDGLDEYYSRENNVPGYSIYIGAEHCKDCSADLPTGLAKIQIAYWLGRLIRKEGDREVLFLPAYMGRVHGQGAKKTLTLKLPPGGTLRPSQQDRTAAYDMVRSAPNEISVSIPAGKADRVLPDIEIEYPAGTFVTMTSGKRVEWWLSDHFLPFISILGLLLAGLFILSRWRGWRLPASSIAVDSKETESISPALAAYLFLNWKPGAAKAAFMASACHLAVKRMLRISSLDEDAEASDLSARQVRKKGKVARARWYGLPAVTRSVFGRIEGERPVNDRRRVRHALHGFERDLHQIVAEEYRKVRGGVDRAMLATSATILALGIAVAYLTGLSLYSAAISGLLFIVFLVVTMFRHPERFPVATGTAEQFKQALGLMVGLPVTVIAALVYIGTTEVISEQWPYLMAILLHIAGIIAVLAMSRMPTSKQRRIRNNILSLNRYFRGEIDGPAMSVECYEHYLPFAVALSVEQRWTERFNLWRESEKMETYAPDWRSSS; encoded by the coding sequence ATGTTGCGTCTTTTATCATGGCCCATCTTATGCTCCATACTGGTTGTTCTGACGTCGTGCAGCGATTTTGACAAGGAGTTCACCGTCCAGTCGGCAAACAGTACGGTCGAAGTCTACACCGACGGCACTGCCTTTGTGTCGGAGCACTTCGACATCGCGGTAAAAATGGCGATGAATTATGGCGGGGTCTACGTCGATATCCCTCAACGTTTCGTGGATGCGGCGGGTGGTGTTCACTGGCGAGATTTCCAATTGGCCGCAGCCCGGCGCGACGGACTCGACGAATACTATTCTCGGGAAAATAATGTGCCGGGCTACTCGATCTATATAGGAGCCGAGCACTGCAAAGACTGCTCTGCAGATCTGCCCACCGGTCTTGCAAAGATCCAGATCGCTTACTGGCTCGGACGCCTGATTCGTAAGGAAGGCGACCGCGAGGTTCTCTTCCTGCCGGCCTATATGGGCCGCGTGCACGGTCAGGGCGCGAAAAAGACGCTTACTCTGAAGCTGCCGCCGGGCGGAACCTTGCGCCCTTCGCAACAGGATCGGACGGCCGCCTATGACATGGTGCGGAGCGCACCGAATGAGATCTCGGTGTCTATTCCAGCTGGTAAAGCGGATCGAGTCCTGCCAGACATCGAGATCGAATATCCCGCTGGGACCTTTGTGACCATGACGAGTGGCAAGCGGGTAGAGTGGTGGCTTTCCGATCACTTTCTCCCATTCATAAGCATTTTGGGACTGCTCCTCGCCGGTCTGTTTATCCTCAGTAGGTGGCGGGGTTGGCGATTGCCCGCATCTTCAATTGCTGTCGATAGCAAGGAGACGGAGAGCATATCGCCTGCTTTAGCCGCCTATTTGTTTTTGAACTGGAAGCCCGGTGCTGCAAAGGCAGCCTTCATGGCGTCTGCCTGCCATCTCGCAGTGAAAAGAATGCTTCGCATTTCCAGCCTTGATGAGGATGCCGAAGCTTCGGATTTGTCAGCCAGGCAAGTGCGCAAGAAGGGAAAGGTGGCGCGCGCCAGATGGTATGGTCTTCCAGCTGTGACGCGTTCGGTATTTGGTCGAATAGAAGGAGAGAGGCCAGTCAACGATCGGCGCAGGGTCAGACATGCCCTCCATGGTTTCGAACGTGACTTGCACCAGATTGTCGCAGAGGAATATCGGAAAGTTAGAGGTGGCGTAGATCGAGCAATGTTGGCGACTTCGGCGACAATTCTGGCTCTTGGCATTGCCGTCGCCTACCTTACGGGTCTTTCGCTCTATTCCGCCGCCATCTCAGGGTTATTGTTCATTGTTTTTCTGGTTGTAACCATGTTCCGCCATCCTGAGCGGTTTCCCGTCGCGACCGGCACCGCCGAGCAGTTCAAACAGGCGCTTGGTTTGATGGTGGGGCTTCCGGTGACGGTGATCGCTGCACTTGTCTATATCGGTACGACTGAGGTGATCAGCGAACAGTGGCCATATTTGATGGCGATCTTGCTGCACATTGCCGGCATTATTGCGGTTTTGGCGATGTCGCGCATGCCAACGTCGAAGCAGCGGCGGATCCGCAATAACATCCTTAGTTTGAATCGTTATTTTCGCGGCGAGATAGATGGCCCGGCAATGTCCGTCGAATGCTACGAGCACTATCTTCCTTTCGCCGTTGCCCTGAGCGTCGAGCAACGCTGGACCGAGCGGTTCAATCTTTGGCGAGAAAGCGAAAAGATGGAAACCTATGCTCCGGATTGGCGGAGCAGTTCTTAG
- a CDS encoding AAA family ATPase: MTQKPAGRIVHLNGWPGTGKLTVGRLLARSLGARLIDNHTLLNPAEVLFARSNPLHASLRKQIRRAVFDHALHADPAESFVFTDALADDEHDGAMFSSYVDLAAARGADLVAVLLDCAPEENARRLISPGRSEALKLTDPAKLQQLRANYKLLRGLAEYTVEIDTTDLSPEQTAARIRTHIGV, encoded by the coding sequence GTGACGCAAAAGCCTGCCGGCCGTATCGTCCATCTCAACGGCTGGCCAGGCACCGGGAAGCTGACGGTCGGCCGATTGCTGGCGAGAAGCCTCGGCGCGCGGCTCATCGACAATCACACGCTGCTCAATCCGGCCGAAGTTCTTTTCGCCCGCAGCAATCCTCTGCATGCATCACTGCGTAAGCAGATTCGACGAGCGGTTTTCGACCACGCCTTGCACGCCGATCCGGCTGAAAGCTTCGTCTTTACCGATGCTCTTGCGGATGACGAGCATGATGGTGCGATGTTCTCCTCGTATGTCGATCTGGCTGCCGCCAGAGGCGCGGATCTGGTCGCGGTTCTCCTCGATTGCGCGCCGGAGGAGAATGCCAGGCGCCTCATCTCTCCCGGCCGATCCGAGGCGCTCAAGCTGACGGATCCGGCGAAGCTGCAACAGCTCCGGGCAAACTATAAACTGTTGCGCGGACTGGCTGAATACACAGTCGAAATTGATACGACGGACCTTTCGCCGGAGCAGACGGCGGCTCGAATTCGCACGCATATCGGTGTTTGA
- a CDS encoding glycine--tRNA ligase subunit alpha has protein sequence MSAIPDHMNPKRSFQALILTLHGYWADKGCAVLQPYDMEVGAGTFHPATTLRALGPKPWKAAYVQPSRRPSDGRYGENPNRLQHYYQYQVILKPNPPNLQELYLGSLAAIGLDPLLHDIRFVEDDWESPTLGAWGLGWECWCDGMEVSQFTYFQQVCGIECAPVAGELTYGLERLAMYVQGVDNVYDLNFNGREGDEKISYGDVFLQAEQEYSRHNFEFANTEMLHRHFVDAEKECRALLDAGAPGQSDNQRLHKCVFPAYDQCIKASHVFNLLDARGVISVTERQSYILRVRTLAKACGEAFLLTDAGGVNLSKEAA, from the coding sequence ATGTCAGCCATCCCAGACCATATGAACCCGAAGCGCTCCTTCCAGGCGCTGATCCTGACCCTGCATGGTTACTGGGCGGACAAGGGTTGCGCGGTGCTGCAGCCCTACGACATGGAAGTCGGCGCCGGCACCTTCCATCCGGCCACCACGCTGCGCGCCCTCGGGCCGAAGCCGTGGAAGGCAGCCTATGTCCAGCCGTCGCGGCGCCCGTCCGACGGCCGCTATGGCGAAAACCCGAACCGTCTGCAGCATTATTACCAGTACCAGGTCATCCTGAAGCCGAACCCGCCCAATCTGCAGGAGCTCTATCTCGGCTCGCTGGCGGCGATCGGTCTCGATCCGCTGCTGCACGACATCCGTTTCGTCGAGGACGACTGGGAAAGCCCGACGCTCGGCGCCTGGGGTCTCGGCTGGGAATGCTGGTGCGACGGCATGGAAGTCTCGCAATTCACCTATTTTCAGCAGGTCTGCGGCATCGAATGCGCGCCGGTCGCCGGGGAACTGACCTATGGTCTCGAGCGCCTCGCCATGTATGTCCAGGGCGTCGACAACGTCTATGATCTGAATTTCAACGGCCGCGAGGGCGACGAGAAGATCAGCTATGGCGACGTCTTCCTGCAGGCCGAGCAGGAATATTCGCGTCACAATTTCGAATTCGCCAATACCGAGATGCTCCATCGCCACTTCGTCGATGCCGAGAAGGAATGCCGGGCGCTGCTCGATGCCGGCGCTCCCGGCCAAAGCGACAACCAGCGCCTGCACAAATGCGTCTTCCCGGCTTACGACCAGTGCATCAAGGCCAGCCACGTCTTCAACCTGCTCGACGCCCGCGGCGTCATCTCGGTGACCGAGCGCCAGAGCTATATCCTGCGGGTGCGCACGCTCGCCAAGGCCTGCGGCGAAGCCTTCCTGCTGACCGACGCCGGCGGCGTCAACCTGTCGAAAGAGGCGGCGTGA
- a CDS encoding S49 family peptidase produces the protein MAGFLKKLLPKRFRKEGLTVPVVRLQGAIISGGGQFRPTLNLANVAPVLEKAFAMKEAPAVAITINSPGGSPVQSRLIFTRIRELAREKQKKVLVFVEDVAASGGYMIALAGDEIIADATSIVGSIGVVSGGFGFPELLKKIGVERRVYTAGENKVILDPFQPEKEKDIEYLKSLQLEIHQVFIAMVRERRAGKLTDDATVFSGLFWSGTRGLELGLIDGIGDMRQELKRRYGQKTRLELVTAGRGLFGRRIPGVSPVTLEGAGAGLATGLVEAAEERALWSRFGL, from the coding sequence ATGGCCGGATTCTTGAAAAAGCTGCTGCCGAAACGGTTCCGCAAGGAGGGCCTCACCGTTCCCGTCGTCAGGCTGCAGGGTGCGATCATCAGCGGCGGTGGCCAGTTCAGGCCCACCCTCAATCTCGCCAATGTCGCCCCGGTCCTGGAAAAGGCCTTCGCCATGAAGGAGGCGCCGGCGGTTGCCATAACAATCAATTCGCCAGGCGGCTCGCCTGTTCAGTCCCGCCTGATCTTCACCCGCATTCGTGAGCTCGCCCGCGAAAAGCAGAAGAAGGTGCTTGTTTTCGTCGAGGATGTCGCCGCTTCCGGCGGCTACATGATCGCGCTTGCCGGCGACGAGATCATCGCCGACGCCACCTCGATCGTCGGCTCGATCGGCGTCGTCTCCGGCGGTTTCGGCTTTCCCGAGCTCCTGAAGAAGATCGGCGTCGAGCGCCGCGTCTATACGGCCGGCGAAAACAAGGTGATCCTCGATCCGTTCCAGCCGGAAAAGGAAAAGGATATCGAGTACCTCAAGAGCCTGCAGCTCGAAATCCACCAGGTCTTCATCGCAATGGTGCGTGAGCGCCGCGCCGGCAAGCTGACGGATGATGCGACGGTGTTTTCCGGCCTGTTCTGGAGCGGTACGCGCGGCCTCGAGCTTGGCCTCATCGACGGTATCGGCGACATGCGCCAGGAATTGAAGCGGCGCTACGGCCAGAAGACCCGGCTGGAACTCGTCACCGCCGGCCGCGGCCTCTTCGGCCGCCGCATTCCCGGCGTATCGCCTGTTACACTCGAAGGCGCGGGGGCAGGTCTCGCAACGGGACTTGTCGAAGCGGCGGAAGAGAGAGCATTGTGGAGCCGCTTCGGGCTTTGA
- a CDS encoding Nramp family divalent metal transporter — translation MDALNPNAKSGWRHERGEASLSDVYRTVGTGRHSSIWRRAAAFAGPGYMVAVGYMDPGNWATSLAGGSKFGYALLTVALLSNVMAIVLQSLCARLAIASGRDLAQACRDAFPKYVSVPLWAFAEIAIIATDIAEVIGTAIGLNLLFGIPLELGVLITALDVFLILFLQKLGFRWVEAFIIALLGVIALCFGVQIFLADPQWGAVITGFFPTTEIVTNPEMLYLALGILGATVMPHNLYLHSGIVQTRAYGHTIPEKKEALTYATIDSTVALCFALLINASILILAAAAFNANGKTDVVELGNAYALLSPLLGLAIAPTLFGIALLCCGLNSTVTATLAGQIVMEGFLKIRLKPWVRRLITRAIAIVPAAVVTIWYGNQGTAELLILTQVVLSLQLSFAVFPLVMFTASRAKMGELVAPRWLSGTAYVIAVVIAGLNVKLLFDFVSG, via the coding sequence ATGGACGCCCTCAATCCCAATGCAAAAAGCGGCTGGCGGCACGAACGCGGAGAGGCGTCGCTGTCGGACGTCTACCGCACTGTGGGCACGGGGCGTCACAGCTCGATATGGCGCCGGGCGGCGGCCTTTGCCGGGCCGGGTTACATGGTCGCCGTCGGCTACATGGACCCAGGCAACTGGGCGACCTCGCTCGCCGGCGGCTCGAAATTCGGTTATGCGCTGCTCACCGTCGCGCTGCTTTCCAACGTGATGGCAATCGTGCTGCAATCGCTCTGCGCGCGGCTGGCGATCGCCTCCGGCCGCGACCTCGCGCAGGCCTGCCGCGACGCCTTTCCTAAATATGTCTCAGTGCCGCTCTGGGCCTTTGCGGAAATCGCCATCATCGCCACCGACATTGCCGAGGTGATCGGCACGGCAATCGGCCTCAACCTGCTCTTCGGCATCCCGCTGGAGCTCGGCGTTCTCATCACCGCGCTGGACGTCTTCCTGATCCTCTTCCTGCAGAAGCTCGGCTTCCGCTGGGTGGAAGCCTTCATCATCGCGCTGCTCGGCGTGATCGCGCTCTGCTTCGGCGTGCAGATCTTCCTTGCCGATCCGCAATGGGGCGCCGTTATTACCGGCTTCTTCCCGACAACCGAAATCGTCACCAATCCGGAGATGCTCTATCTCGCGCTCGGCATCCTCGGTGCGACGGTCATGCCGCACAATCTCTATCTCCATTCCGGCATTGTGCAGACGCGGGCCTATGGTCACACGATCCCTGAGAAGAAGGAGGCGCTGACTTATGCGACGATCGACTCCACCGTCGCGCTGTGTTTCGCGCTTCTGATCAATGCCTCGATCCTGATCCTTGCGGCCGCCGCCTTCAATGCCAACGGCAAGACCGACGTCGTCGAGCTCGGCAATGCCTATGCGCTGCTGTCGCCGCTGCTCGGCCTCGCGATCGCGCCGACGCTCTTCGGCATCGCGCTTCTGTGCTGCGGCCTCAACTCGACGGTGACGGCGACCCTTGCCGGCCAGATCGTCATGGAAGGCTTCCTGAAGATCCGGCTGAAACCGTGGGTGCGCCGGCTGATCACCCGCGCTATTGCCATCGTGCCGGCGGCGGTCGTCACCATCTGGTACGGCAACCAGGGCACGGCCGAACTCCTGATCCTCACACAGGTGGTGCTCAGCCTGCAGCTTTCCTTCGCGGTCTTTCCGCTTGTGATGTTCACCGCCAGCCGGGCCAAGATGGGCGAACTCGTCGCGCCGCGCTGGCTGAGCGGCACCGCCTATGTGATCGCCGTCGTCATCGCCGGGCTGAACGTCAAGCTGCTCTTCGACTTCGTCAGCGGCTAG
- a CDS encoding methyltransferase, translated as MTGKFAETIDAFHRGAFHVVQPKGRGHRAGMDAMLLAALVADDRPVKVADLGAGAGAAGLAVASRLVKTQVVLFERSAEMADYARRSILLPENAHLAARLSVIEADVTLTAKARNDAGLADESFHHVIMNPPFNDAGDRRTPDALKAEAHAMTDGLFESWIRTAGAIMIPGGQLSLIARPPSIAEIIDACGRRFGGIEITAIHPRAGENAVRILVTAIKGSRARLSLRAALIMHEEGSHKFSPLVDDFNNGRAAYARLRSSIASR; from the coding sequence ATGACCGGTAAATTCGCCGAAACCATCGATGCCTTCCATCGCGGCGCCTTTCATGTGGTGCAGCCGAAGGGCAGGGGGCATCGCGCCGGCATGGATGCGATGCTGCTGGCCGCCCTTGTCGCCGACGATCGCCCGGTCAAAGTTGCCGATCTCGGCGCCGGCGCCGGTGCTGCCGGCCTTGCCGTCGCCTCGCGCCTTGTCAAGACGCAAGTGGTGCTGTTCGAGCGTTCGGCCGAAATGGCCGATTATGCCCGCCGCAGCATCCTTTTGCCGGAAAATGCCCATCTCGCAGCCCGCCTCAGTGTCATCGAGGCCGATGTGACGCTGACCGCCAAGGCGCGCAACGATGCCGGCCTTGCCGATGAAAGCTTCCACCACGTGATCATGAACCCACCCTTCAACGATGCCGGCGACCGGCGCACGCCCGATGCGCTGAAGGCCGAAGCCCATGCGATGACCGACGGCCTGTTCGAAAGCTGGATCCGCACGGCCGGCGCCATCATGATCCCGGGCGGGCAATTGTCGCTGATCGCCAGGCCTCCGTCGATCGCCGAGATCATCGATGCCTGCGGCCGGCGCTTCGGCGGCATCGAGATCACCGCCATCCATCCACGCGCCGGGGAAAATGCCGTGCGCATCCTGGTGACCGCCATCAAGGGCTCGCGGGCGCGGCTGTCGCTACGCGCGGCCCTCATCATGCACGAAGAGGGGAGCCACAAGTTCTCCCCTCTGGTCGACGATTTCAACAATGGCCGGGCAGCCTATGCCAGGCTTCGATCGTCAATCGCTAGCCGCTGA
- a CDS encoding DUF2007 domain-containing protein — MHELIRANDPVLLSFAESLMKDAGIHCFIADQGMSVLEGSLGMLPRRLLVDEEMADRARRILIDAGLGGELRDRT; from the coding sequence ATGCATGAACTTATCCGCGCCAACGATCCCGTCCTGCTCTCCTTTGCCGAGAGCCTAATGAAGGATGCCGGAATTCACTGCTTCATCGCCGATCAGGGGATGAGCGTTCTGGAAGGCTCGCTCGGCATGCTGCCGCGCCGCCTGCTGGTGGATGAGGAAATGGCCGACCGGGCCCGCCGTATCCTGATCGACGCCGGTCTTGGCGGCGAACTGCGCGACAGGACATGA